gaaCGGCGTGGCTTGCGGCGAGGTATATGCAATACGTGCGCGCGACTCAAACGGCGCCGCTGAGTGCGAACGAACCGTAGTGCATGTACGTTGGAAATGCGCGGGACTAATCCGACGGTGCGCACTGGCCGAATATTGTACAGCGAcgtcgcttggcgcagcggcgcagcgtgtacCGTCTTGAGTCGCACGTTGTGCACACGCCCCCGCTGGGGCATGTATAAACGATGCGCCAGCACCATCCGGACGTATTCTACAGGGCGACTCACTAATTCATAAAGCAATGCCCCAATAGCGCCGCCACAGACGAGAATCATGGCGGCAGTGACGCGGCCATACACAGTGCGACTTGCGTTGAAGCTAAAGTCCATGCGGTGCTTGTCGTGGTGCTCGTGCAGCTCCTCTGTCGAGTCCATGTTGCGCTTCCAAAGCCGGTAGACTGTATTGTCGACCGACTGCGACGCGGAAAAGGCGATCCGTCGGGCCCACTCGAACGAGATGAAAAAGCACGAGAAGCCGGCAGAGTCGCGAAGAAGGGAGAGGACCATGCCTATTCCACCCGCGCGCCGGGGAATCATGCGCATTTGGTTCGGCACATGCCGAAAACCAGTCGCGGCCTTGGGCTCCTGCGCCGTGATGGGGCGAGTCAAGTCGCGAGCCAAGCGATTGTGCAAGCTCCGCGGCAAGAAAGGCAGGATCGCAGCCTCGAGAATGGAGCGCCAAGTGCGCAGCGGTCTTCGGATAAAGATGGGGATCGTagccgcgctggacacaTCTTTTACAACGAGCCGCTGGAATACGACGCGGACGTTatcgagcggcgcggaaaTGATGCATTGTGCCGcgccagcgacggcgcccGCGACAGCGACGACCCACGTTGGCGTAAACGTGCCTGGCTCGGAGAAGGCATCGTCCCCGCTGTGCCGTTTGAACAAGAAATCCTCGGTCAAGGTATACGTCTGGAAAAGGGTAAGCCCAATCGCCATGTTTGCCAGCATCGGGGGAACAATCAGGGACAAGAGCATCGCTGGTTTTTCCTGGCGGATTAAGCGCCGCAGATACGGTATCCCGAGCTTCTTCCCTTCTCTTTGCGCCATGAACTCCATCAGCGTCAAGGAGGAAAACTGCGTGGGGCGAAAGAGGCGGATGGGGCGCTGGAACATGAACGACAGCGAGCTAATAACTgtgcgcacaaatgcaCCGACCACCGATTCACGACGAACGGCGCTCGGAGCACGCAGCGTACCTAGCTGGTGACCATCATTGTCTATAATACCCAAGTCATTAAAGTTGTCGGCAGGGAGAATAAAGAGcacatggcgcagcgcctcgtcttCCTGGGTTggcatcgagcgcgcccAGTGGAGGTACAAAGGAAGTGGAGGTTGCTACAGGACGCTAGGGATCACTTCCAGCTGGTAGAAACGAGACGCGCAAGTGTTTGCAGTGCATGGTACTTGACATTCCCATCCGCATGGTCGATAAGAGACATGATGACCTGCTTTGCGCCCGCCTTGTCCAAAtgacgccgcgcgccgtcgaaaTAGTGAATAAACTTGCCCATGTCGGAGCACGCGACGGCCAGCGTCTCCTCGTCGGTATGCGCGCCAGGCTTGAGCAGCGACACGAGCTGCCGCAAAACCTTATCGTCGTTCTCCACCAGCTTCTCTGCATTCTCTTTCCAAAAatcgtccagcgcgtgcacgGGGTTGTCGAAAGATAGTTTCCCAGAGTACAGCTCGGAGCAGTATTGGTCGTAGGAGCTCATCTGTGCGAGCCGGttgtcgagcgtgcgcataacgtgctccagctcggccTCCATCTCTTTATCTGCATACTTGCGTCCTTCTAATGTCTCGCACAGCACAAGGGTCTTGGCACCTAGTAACCGCGTCGCATTCGCCTTGGGCTCGGCCGCGAGCATATTCGACCAAATTCCGATCACAAGGCGTACAATCTTTTGCTTGAGCGCCGTTTCGGCGGCATACACGAGCACGGGCGCAATTGAAAAATGTGTTTCGAGCTTACTTGCCGCGTCCTTGTCAAAGGAAAGGATCCAGAGGCATAAGAGTGTAAGGTACTGCTCCTGCGGCTTGCCAGCCACGGGGGCGTCCCTCGCACTGCTCTGCgtacgcgcgtgcgcagtAGTGCGGACAATGGTGATCAGGTGAGATACGAGGTTGAATGTGTCCTGGTTGGGATGCTCATACGCATCCTCCGACATGTGCCACACGAGGCGCCGAAACTTGTCGACtcgcagcgcgtcggcgaggATGGTCAAGACAATCAGCGTCGCATTACCTTCCGACTCATCGGCAGTA
This is a stretch of genomic DNA from Malassezia vespertilionis chromosome 1, complete sequence. It encodes these proteins:
- a CDS encoding uncharacterized protein (TransMembrane:5 (i108-129o159-179i266-287o338-362i581-602o); EggNog:ENOG503P52R), which encodes MPTQEDEALRHVLFILPADNFNDLGIIDNDGHQLGTLRAPSAVRRESVVGAFVRTVISSLSFMFQRPIRLFRPTQFSSLTLMEFMAQREGKKLGIPYLRRLIRQEKPAMLLSLIVPPMLANMAIGLTLFQTYTLTEDFLFKRHSGDDAFSEPGTFTPTWVVAVAGAVAGAAQCIISAPLDNVRVVFQRLVVKDVSSAATIPIFIRRPLRTWRSILEAAILPFLPRSLHNRLARDLTRPITAQEPKAATGFRHVPNQMRMIPRRAGGIGMVLSLLRDSAGFSCFFISFEWARRIAFSASQSVDNTVYRLWKRNMDSTEELHEHHDKHRMDFSFNASRTVYGRVTAAMILVCGGAIGALLYELVSRPVEYVRMVLAHRLYMPQRGRVHNVRLKTVHAAPLRQATSLYNIRPVRTVGLVPRISNVHALRFVRTQRRRLSRAHVLHIPRRKPRRSLPLPLQQPPGNFARMSRKFQAMQARFRVWLHMFSQSTFAKLLQYAQITKPRNAPNFTISLMVDTYLVRPFTHPELCRSTAPRPWGAGPPAQKPHRKSLLDSMQPKPGTLGSKFAGSKPSKHWWSRIRVPIGYMVNRLTSPYGIAFLAFAWMGGDLN
- the VMA13 gene encoding H(+)-transporting V1 sector ATPase subunit H (COG:C; EggNog:ENOG503NY79; BUSCO:EOG09263E9V); the encoded protein is MPAKQAKEAVAAGVPLSPLLPLENDWLDSTADRLRDRQTAWEGYQRADLISNEELQMLRDAEQAGREHKMQTVLEKGAAYAALYMRLLNRLNRADTLQQVLLLSNDLAQAAPDKLGWFFAPADEEDATYDQPFQSTVKLLDVDNAYVNLKGAQLLAIFATFQGDASAQAPKGALEALVRYIYKVFGAAIGRDGSTADESEGNATLIVLTILADALRVDKFRRLVWHMSEDAYEHPNQDTFNLVSHLITIVRTTAHARTQSSARDAPVAGKPQEQYLTLLCLWILSFDKDAASKLETHFSIAPVLVYAAETALKQKIVRLVIGIWSNMLAAEPKANATRLLGAKTLVLCETLEGRKYADKEMEAELEHVMRTLDNRLAQMSSYDQYCSELYSGKLSFDNPVHALDDFWKENAEKLVENDDKVLRQLVSLLKPGAHTDEETLAVACSDMGKFIHYFDGARRHLDKAGAKQVIMSLIDHADGNVKYHALQTLARLVSTSWK